The Candidatus Paceibacterota bacterium genome has a window encoding:
- a CDS encoding ABC transporter ATP-binding protein, producing the protein MNRTLHTLKRAVRTTLRAFAMAYKIAPIRTLTIGTLTILVALVPLLQASIMGRLINKLVDTVKTHSPLETAVGLVVLYASIWALSLFLSAIRLYVDKAWSLELEHGLDLITLRKRTEIDLGHYEKADFQDLLHRAFNRGIWPMFELAETQFANISNIVMIVLTSSFALTFSPVVYITVLVTSIPRFIIELRYGNKVWSLWAEHGPRQRKYQHLRTHFLSRVGVVQTKMLQAEKSLLGMVEGVLSSFKNDQLLVDRRRLFYTIGAGAIAAMGYGFGLYVIVKDVWSGLIALGTMTFLVSALGQMVGSISSLLNDVARQNEKRHYAEDMFEVLDTKPFIKRSQHPHKLNIGTPPTIEFRDVWFRYENKTAKTKVENGVGLVFNEDPYTLKGVNLIINPGESIALVGDNGAGKTTMVKLLSRIYDPSKGDIFVNGVNLKEIDVDEWNSYLSVFLQDWVGYDFLVGESIAMGRSIEAVSEEKARRSAQIAEAHSFIDVWPGKYSTQLGTEFGGEEPSKGQQQKIALARALYREGLVLVLDEPTASVDGSSEARIFEKLGEVAGKRTLILISHRFNTVRGVDKIIVLSNGVVAEEGDHETLIAQDGLYAKLFNEQAKGYRDVAEEAETSHELGEVEKVAG; encoded by the coding sequence ATGAATAGAACATTACACACACTGAAACGTGCCGTGCGCACCACATTGCGTGCTTTTGCTATGGCGTACAAAATTGCGCCAATTCGCACTCTCACTATTGGCACACTGACAATTCTTGTTGCACTTGTTCCATTGCTCCAAGCGAGTATCATGGGCCGACTGATTAACAAGCTCGTCGATACCGTCAAGACGCATAGTCCGCTCGAAACAGCTGTAGGTCTCGTGGTGCTCTATGCATCCATTTGGGCCCTTTCGCTCTTTCTATCGGCCATTCGTCTGTATGTGGACAAAGCGTGGAGTTTGGAGCTCGAGCATGGTCTCGATCTTATTACGTTGCGCAAGCGTACAGAAATCGATCTCGGTCATTATGAAAAGGCTGACTTCCAAGATCTTCTTCACCGTGCATTCAATCGAGGTATCTGGCCAATGTTTGAGCTTGCGGAAACACAATTCGCAAATATTTCAAACATCGTCATGATCGTCTTGACTTCGTCCTTTGCCCTGACTTTTAGTCCGGTGGTCTACATCACTGTACTCGTCACATCTATTCCTCGATTTATTATTGAGCTACGATATGGCAACAAAGTATGGAGTCTCTGGGCAGAACACGGTCCCCGTCAAAGAAAATACCAACATCTCCGTACGCACTTTCTCAGCAGAGTGGGAGTGGTACAGACAAAAATGCTTCAAGCGGAAAAGAGTTTGCTTGGAATGGTAGAAGGGGTGCTGAGTTCGTTTAAAAATGATCAGCTCCTCGTCGATCGCCGACGTCTTTTTTACACCATTGGTGCAGGGGCAATTGCTGCAATGGGATATGGCTTTGGACTCTATGTCATCGTCAAAGATGTGTGGAGTGGTCTCATCGCTCTCGGTACGATGACCTTCTTGGTCAGTGCTTTGGGTCAGATGGTGGGATCTATTTCGAGCCTTCTCAATGACGTTGCTCGTCAAAACGAAAAGCGTCACTATGCAGAAGACATGTTTGAAGTCCTCGACACCAAGCCATTTATCAAGCGCTCCCAACATCCTCACAAACTCAATATTGGTACCCCACCAACAATCGAGTTTCGTGATGTATGGTTTCGTTATGAAAATAAAACTGCGAAGACTAAGGTGGAAAACGGGGTAGGCCTAGTATTCAATGAAGATCCTTACACCCTCAAAGGAGTAAACCTCATTATCAACCCTGGAGAAAGCATTGCCCTTGTGGGTGACAATGGTGCAGGCAAGACTACCATGGTCAAACTTCTCTCTCGAATATACGACCCAAGCAAGGGTGACATCTTTGTAAATGGTGTCAATCTCAAGGAAATAGATGTCGATGAATGGAATTCGTATCTTTCAGTCTTTTTACAGGACTGGGTGGGCTACGATTTCTTGGTAGGTGAATCCATTGCAATGGGTAGAAGTATCGAAGCTGTTTCAGAGGAAAAAGCTCGACGCTCAGCTCAAATTGCAGAAGCCCATTCATTTATTGATGTCTGGCCAGGAAAATATAGCACTCAGCTGGGAACAGAGTTTGGGGGTGAAGAACCGTCAAAAGGGCAACAGCAAAAAATTGCATTGGCCCGTGCGCTGTATCGAGAAGGTCTCGTGCTCGTACTCGATGAACCAACTGCCTCGGTGGATGGATCGTCAGAAGCACGTATCTTTGAGAAGCTTGGGGAAGTGGCGGGTAAACGCACCCTCATTCTCATTAGTCATCGCTTCAATACCGTACGTGGCGTCGATAAAATCATCGTCCTCAGTAACGGTGTGGTGGCTGAAGAAGGGGATCACGAAACCCTGATTGCCCAGGATGGTCTCTATGCCAAGCTTTTTAACGAGCAGGCAAAAGGATATCGAGATGTCGCTGAGGAGGCAGAGACTAGTCATGAGCTAGGCGAAGTCGAGAAGGTGGCAGGGTAG
- the trpS gene encoding tryptophan--tRNA ligase, translating to MSNTPKKILLSGVKPTGRPHIGNYFGAMKQFVDLQGDYDSYIFIADLHALTTVQNGLEMKQAILDVALDYLAIGLDPERITLFKQSDVPQVTELGWIFNCLTTMPYLMRAHAFKDAEAKNKEINVGLFDYPLLMAADILLPDADVVPVGQDQKQHVEIARDTAEKFNRIFGQETFKNPEALILSDVAVVPGIDGQKMSKSHHNTIPLFASDEEITKLVMGIVTDSSGGEPVNVRAIHSLLRDSAYLDSLYTEKKGKYKELKEALAADLIAFITPLRNKREALASNMGRVIDILHKGGEKACARAEAKMLKVRQAIGVGIYGKA from the coding sequence ATGTCTAATACCCCCAAAAAAATCCTCCTCTCCGGTGTCAAACCAACCGGCCGGCCCCATATTGGCAATTATTTCGGTGCCATGAAGCAGTTTGTAGACTTGCAAGGAGACTATGATAGCTATATTTTTATTGCCGACCTTCATGCCTTGACTACAGTGCAAAATGGCCTCGAGATGAAGCAGGCTATCCTTGACGTCGCTCTTGACTATCTAGCCATTGGTCTTGACCCGGAGAGAATAACTTTATTTAAGCAATCTGATGTACCTCAAGTGACTGAGCTTGGTTGGATTTTCAACTGCCTGACCACTATGCCATACCTTATGCGAGCCCACGCTTTCAAGGATGCCGAGGCTAAAAACAAGGAAATAAATGTGGGACTTTTTGACTACCCACTTTTGATGGCTGCTGATATTTTGCTTCCAGACGCCGATGTCGTACCTGTTGGGCAGGATCAAAAACAGCATGTCGAGATTGCACGCGATACGGCTGAAAAATTTAATCGAATTTTTGGCCAAGAAACTTTCAAAAATCCCGAAGCCCTTATTCTTAGTGATGTAGCTGTTGTTCCCGGCATAGATGGTCAGAAGATGAGCAAAAGTCACCACAACACTATTCCGCTTTTTGCAAGCGATGAAGAAATCACTAAGCTGGTCATGGGTATCGTGACTGATTCGTCTGGGGGTGAGCCGGTCAATGTTCGGGCTATTCATTCACTCCTACGCGACTCCGCTTACCTAGACTCACTCTATACAGAAAAAAAAGGTAAATATAAGGAGCTTAAAGAGGCTTTGGCGGCTGATTTAATAGCTTTTATTACACCCCTTCGTAATAAAAGGGAGGCTCTCGCGTCTAATATGGGCAGAGTCATAGACATTCTTCATAAAGGTGGTGAAAAAGCTTGCGCTCGTGCTGAAGCAAAAATGCTCAAAGTGCGGCAAGCGATTGGGGTGGGTATCTATGGTAAGGCTTAA